A genome region from Thiohalophilus sp. includes the following:
- the purL gene encoding phosphoribosylformylglycinamidine synthase, giving the protein MLQLRGGSALSSFRLEKCLGALRAAVPEVGELQAVYLHFVESEPQLDGEQQQRLARLLDYTDPPAQMLQGHDFLVVPRPGTISPWSSKATDIAHNCGLDSVQRIERGILYTLTLTDGNDLSAEQVQRLGALLHDRMTEAVFRDVDEAQRLFRHPDPAPQTEVDVLNGGRDALQRANAELGLALADDEIDYLVENFQTLGRNPSDVELMMFAQANSEHCRHKIFNADWVIDGQARDKSLFGMIRNTYQRHSDGILSAYSDNSAVIAGHSGGRFYPESGTREYAYHAQDIHILMKVETHNHPTAIAPFPGSATGVGGEIRDEGATGRGSKPKAGLCGYSVSNLRLPDCPRPWETDHGKPGRIVSALEIMLEAPIGAAAFNNEFGRPNLCGYFRTYEERVAGPQGEEVRGYHKPIMLAGGLGNIRDDHVAKNDIPPGAQIVVLGGPAMLIGLGGGAASSMATGESLEDLDFASVQRGNPEMERRAQEVIDRCWQLGEANPIISIHDVGAGGLSNALPELVNDSGRGGRFELRAIPNDDPGMSPMAIWCNEAQERYVLAVDPEDLDHFAGICQRERCPWAVVGEATGERQLVLGDGHFDNTPIDMPLEVLLGKPPKMLRDVHHAPFTKPDFDTAGLDLAEAAERVLALPTVADKGFLITIGDRSVTGLVARDQMVGPWQVPVADVAVTATSFDSECGEAMAMGERTPVALLHHAASARLAVGEALTNLAAAPVPELSRVVLSANWMAAAGHPGEDAGLYEAVQAVGMELCPALGITIPVGKDSMSMRTVWQEAGETRSVTAPLSLIVSAFAPVSDVRRTLTPQLRRDQGPTRLLLIDLGKGANRLGGSCLAQVYKQLGHHPADLDDPLALKHFFDVIQRLNEQGRLLAYHDRADGGLFASLCEMAFAGRTGLQIRLDDLGDDSVASLFSEELGAVIQVSESELAAVQDALHEAGLGHYSHVLGTLRDDAQLVFEHRGQTVLTGTQTDWRRVWSETSYRMQALRDNPECAREEYDNLLDKTDPGLSAQLSFDPREDIAAPYLNLGHRPRVAVLREQGVNGQIEMAAAFDRAGFAAVDVHMSDILAGQLSLNDFSGLAACGGFSYGDVLGAGGGWASSILYNSRARDEFEAFFNRPDSFGLGVCNGCQMLSQLRDLIPGAGHWPRFVRNRSEQFEARLSLVEVLDSPSILLAGMAGSRLPIVVAHGEGLAHFDKRAQIEHAQAEQLVSLRYINNDGEATERYPFNPNGSPQGITGLTTTDGRFTIMMPHPERVFRTLQYSWHPDNWGDDGPWLRLFRNARRWLG; this is encoded by the coding sequence ATGTTGCAACTCCGAGGTGGCTCGGCCCTGTCGTCCTTTCGTCTGGAAAAATGCCTGGGGGCCTTGCGGGCCGCGGTACCCGAGGTGGGGGAACTGCAGGCGGTCTATCTGCACTTTGTCGAGAGCGAGCCACAACTGGATGGTGAACAGCAGCAGCGGCTGGCGCGTTTGCTCGACTATACCGACCCGCCTGCACAAATGCTGCAGGGACATGACTTTCTGGTGGTTCCCCGGCCCGGCACCATCTCGCCCTGGTCGAGCAAGGCCACCGATATCGCGCACAACTGCGGGCTGGACTCGGTGCAACGGATCGAGCGCGGGATTCTCTATACCCTGACGCTCACCGACGGCAATGATCTGAGCGCGGAGCAGGTCCAACGTCTGGGCGCGCTGCTGCACGATCGCATGACCGAGGCGGTGTTTCGCGATGTCGACGAGGCGCAACGGCTGTTCCGGCATCCCGATCCGGCCCCGCAGACCGAGGTCGATGTGCTCAACGGGGGGCGGGACGCCCTGCAGCGGGCCAACGCCGAGCTGGGGCTGGCCCTGGCCGATGATGAGATCGATTATCTGGTGGAGAATTTCCAGACCCTGGGGCGTAACCCCAGCGATGTGGAGCTGATGATGTTCGCTCAGGCCAACTCGGAGCATTGCCGGCACAAGATTTTCAATGCCGACTGGGTTATCGACGGCCAGGCCCGCGACAAGTCCCTGTTCGGGATGATTCGCAACACCTACCAGCGGCACAGTGACGGCATTCTGTCCGCCTACAGCGATAACTCGGCGGTGATCGCGGGCCATAGTGGCGGCCGGTTTTATCCCGAGTCCGGCACCCGCGAGTACGCCTATCACGCGCAGGACATCCATATCCTGATGAAGGTCGAGACCCATAATCATCCCACCGCCATCGCGCCCTTTCCAGGCTCGGCCACCGGGGTCGGCGGCGAAATCCGCGACGAGGGGGCGACCGGCCGCGGCTCAAAGCCCAAGGCCGGCCTGTGCGGTTACTCGGTCTCCAACCTGCGCCTGCCCGATTGTCCCCGGCCGTGGGAGACCGATCACGGCAAGCCGGGACGCATTGTCTCGGCGCTGGAGATCATGCTCGAAGCGCCCATCGGTGCGGCCGCCTTCAATAACGAATTCGGCCGGCCCAACCTGTGCGGCTATTTTCGCACCTATGAGGAGCGGGTGGCGGGGCCGCAGGGCGAGGAAGTGCGCGGTTATCACAAGCCGATCATGCTGGCCGGCGGTCTGGGGAATATCCGCGACGATCACGTCGCCAAGAACGACATCCCTCCCGGCGCGCAGATCGTGGTGCTCGGCGGCCCGGCCATGCTGATCGGCCTGGGAGGCGGGGCGGCCTCGTCCATGGCCACCGGGGAAAGCCTGGAGGATCTCGATTTTGCCTCGGTGCAGCGCGGCAACCCGGAGATGGAGCGCCGAGCCCAGGAGGTGATCGACCGTTGCTGGCAGCTGGGCGAGGCCAACCCCATCATCAGTATTCACGATGTCGGCGCCGGCGGTCTGTCCAACGCCTTGCCGGAGCTGGTCAATGACAGCGGTCGCGGCGGGCGCTTTGAACTGCGGGCCATACCCAACGATGATCCGGGTATGTCGCCCATGGCCATCTGGTGCAACGAGGCCCAGGAGCGGTATGTGCTGGCGGTGGACCCGGAGGATCTGGATCACTTTGCCGGGATCTGCCAGCGTGAACGCTGTCCCTGGGCGGTGGTCGGCGAGGCCACCGGGGAGCGGCAGCTGGTGCTGGGCGATGGCCATTTTGACAACACGCCGATCGACATGCCGCTGGAAGTCCTGCTGGGCAAGCCACCGAAGATGTTGCGCGACGTCCATCATGCCCCATTTACCAAACCGGATTTCGACACCGCCGGGCTGGATCTGGCGGAGGCCGCCGAACGGGTGCTGGCCCTGCCCACGGTCGCCGACAAGGGGTTTCTGATCACCATCGGTGATCGCAGTGTGACCGGGCTGGTGGCGCGGGATCAGATGGTGGGACCCTGGCAGGTGCCGGTGGCCGACGTGGCGGTGACCGCGACCAGTTTCGACAGTGAGTGCGGCGAGGCCATGGCCATGGGCGAACGCACGCCGGTTGCGCTGCTGCATCACGCCGCCTCGGCGCGCCTGGCCGTGGGCGAAGCACTCACTAACCTGGCGGCCGCTCCGGTCCCCGAATTGTCGCGCGTGGTCCTGTCGGCCAACTGGATGGCCGCCGCCGGCCATCCGGGCGAGGATGCCGGCCTGTACGAGGCCGTGCAGGCGGTGGGCATGGAGCTGTGCCCGGCGCTGGGCATCACCATCCCGGTGGGCAAGGACTCCATGTCGATGCGCACCGTCTGGCAGGAAGCCGGCGAGACCCGCTCGGTGACGGCGCCGCTGTCGCTGATCGTCTCGGCCTTTGCGCCGGTCAGCGATGTGCGCCGGACCCTGACCCCGCAGTTGCGTCGTGACCAGGGCCCGACCCGGCTGCTGCTGATCGACCTGGGCAAGGGCGCCAACCGCCTGGGGGGCTCTTGCCTGGCGCAAGTCTATAAACAGCTCGGCCACCATCCGGCCGATCTCGACGATCCGCTGGCATTGAAACACTTCTTTGATGTTATTCAACGGCTTAACGAGCAAGGGCGGTTGCTGGCCTATCATGACCGGGCCGACGGCGGGTTGTTTGCGAGCCTCTGTGAGATGGCCTTTGCCGGGCGCACCGGCCTGCAGATCCGGCTCGACGATCTGGGTGACGATTCGGTCGCCAGCCTGTTCAGCGAAGAGCTGGGCGCGGTCATCCAGGTAAGCGAGAGCGAGCTGGCGGCGGTGCAGGACGCCCTGCATGAAGCCGGCCTGGGCCATTACAGCCATGTGCTTGGCACGCTGCGCGACGATGCGCAGCTGGTTTTCGAACACCGGGGCCAGACGGTACTGACGGGGACACAGACCGACTGGCGGCGTGTCTGGAGCGAAACCAGCTATCGGATGCAGGCGCTGCGCGACAACCCCGAGTGCGCCCGGGAAGAGTACGACAATCTGCTGGACAAGACCGATCCGGGGCTGTCGGCACAGCTGAGCTTCGATCCCCGCGAGGATATTGCCGCGCCGTATCTGAACCTGGGGCACCGTCCGCGAGTGGCCGTGTTGCGCGAGCAGGGGGTCAACGGCCAGATCGAGATGGCCGCCGCCTTCGATCGGGCCGGCTTTGCGGCGGTGGACGTGCATATGAGCGATATCCTCGCCGGGCAGCTTTCGCTCAACGACTTTTCCGGGCTGGCCGCCTGTGGCGGTTTCTCCTACGGCGATGTGCTGGGGGCCGGTGGCGGCTGGGCCAGTTCGATTCTGTACAATTCGCGCGCCCGCGACGAGTTCGAGGCGTTTTTCAACCGTCCGGACAGTTTCGGGCTGGGTGTCTGTAACGGTTGCCAGATGCTCTCCCAGTTACGGGATCTGATTCCCGGCGCCGGCCACTGGCCCCGCTTTGTGCGCAATCGCTCCGAACAGTTCGAGGCGCGACTGTCCCTGGTCGAGGTGCTCGATTCGCCCTCGATCCTGCTGGCCGGCATGGCCGGTTCCCGGCTGCCGATCGTCGTGGCCCATGGCGAGGGGCTGGCGCATTTTGACAAGAGGGCGCAAATCGAGCATGCGCAGGCTGAACAACTGGTCAGTCTGCGCTATATTAATAATGACGGTGAGGCTACTGAACGGTATCCCTTCAACCCCAACGGTTCCCCGCAGGGGATTACCGGCCTGACCACCACGGATGGGCGCTTCACCATCATGATGCCACACCCGGAGCGGGTATTTCGCACGCTTCAGTATTCATGGCATCCTGATAACTGGGGTGACGACGGTCCCTGGTTACGGCTATTCCGAAACGCCCGCCGCTGGCTGGGCTAG
- a CDS encoding glycosyltransferase, with translation MDQPVKVLHVFQEMDLGERHQLLRTKARGIDVVVVCKTGASFLEEIQAAGIPVHQLDMHRRRDPEAIARLRQLVQSEQPDIVHVYTKTALSNTIRAIDDLPPRLVAYRGIVGNLHWLNPTSRNSFFHPRVDRIICVCEAIRQDLLQNRFLNWRLPEEKVVTVHKGHETDWWPRENVPADFSEFGIPADALVIGSMAQMRKRKGIPVLIEAFEKLATPKAHLLLVGKVNDKHIAKRIARSPAADRIHLPGWRADAASLIGALDLFVLPSLRREGLPRSVIEAMSQQVASVVTDSGGSPELIEDGVSGRIVASGDPDALASAIDELLGDPEQRKQMGIAAEQRIRTCFNPDITVEKTLAVYSELLGRDVTGGCA, from the coding sequence ATGGATCAGCCAGTCAAGGTTCTGCACGTTTTCCAGGAGATGGATCTCGGTGAGCGCCACCAGTTACTCAGAACCAAAGCCCGGGGTATCGACGTGGTGGTGGTCTGTAAAACCGGCGCCAGCTTCCTGGAGGAAATACAGGCCGCCGGGATTCCCGTTCATCAACTGGATATGCACAGGCGCCGGGACCCCGAGGCCATTGCCCGGCTCCGACAGCTGGTACAAAGCGAACAGCCGGACATCGTTCACGTCTATACCAAAACCGCCCTGTCCAATACGATTCGAGCCATTGACGATCTGCCCCCCAGGCTGGTCGCTTATCGGGGCATCGTGGGCAATCTGCACTGGCTGAACCCGACCTCCCGTAACAGCTTCTTTCACCCGAGAGTCGATCGCATCATTTGTGTTTGCGAAGCCATTCGGCAGGATCTGCTGCAGAACCGGTTCCTTAACTGGCGCCTGCCTGAGGAAAAGGTCGTGACCGTGCACAAGGGGCACGAAACGGACTGGTGGCCCCGCGAGAACGTCCCCGCCGACTTCAGCGAATTCGGGATCCCCGCCGATGCGCTGGTGATCGGCTCGATGGCACAGATGCGCAAGCGCAAGGGGATACCGGTTTTAATTGAGGCCTTTGAAAAACTGGCCACCCCGAAGGCGCACTTGCTGCTGGTCGGCAAGGTCAACGACAAGCACATCGCCAAACGCATCGCCCGCAGTCCGGCGGCCGATCGGATTCATCTGCCGGGCTGGCGCGCCGATGCCGCCAGCCTGATTGGCGCACTCGATCTTTTCGTGCTCCCCTCCCTGCGCCGCGAAGGCCTGCCCCGTTCAGTCATCGAGGCAATGAGCCAGCAGGTCGCGTCGGTGGTCACCGACTCGGGGGGCAGCCCGGAACTGATTGAGGATGGCGTCAGCGGTCGCATCGTTGCCTCCGGCGATCCGGATGCACTGGCCAGCGCCATTGACGAATTGCTCGGCGATCCCGAGCAACGCAAGCAGATGGGCATCGCCGCCGAACAACGTATCCGGACCTGCTTCAACCCGGACATTACCGTGGAAAAAACCCTGGCGGTCTATTCGGAACTTTTAGGACGGGATGTCACCGGTGGCTGCGCGTAA
- a CDS encoding DUF2173 family protein translates to MIKQIMILDGVMAVAHFRDDGELIEGYGMGGQEELASLAHFAHDYKRLVQGNADQLSMFTGIRGWTPPGGWVVRGERFTVCSVGNVVCLFDGNEGRLNEVMQELRGASQW, encoded by the coding sequence ATGATTAAACAGATCATGATCCTCGACGGCGTCATGGCCGTGGCCCACTTTCGTGATGACGGTGAACTGATCGAAGGCTACGGCATGGGCGGGCAGGAAGAACTGGCCAGCCTGGCCCACTTCGCCCACGACTACAAACGTCTGGTGCAGGGCAACGCCGATCAGCTTTCCATGTTTACCGGTATCCGTGGCTGGACGCCGCCCGGTGGCTGGGTCGTGCGCGGTGAGCGTTTTACCGTCTGCAGCGTCGGCAATGTGGTCTGCCTGTTTGACGGCAACGAAGGCCGGCTCAACGAGGTAATGCAGGAGTTACGCGGCGCCTCACAGTGGTAG
- a CDS encoding DUF2173 family protein, with protein MADLEKLINLDGAVAAFNFSSKGELQESRLSADSEMNDTILDLVAHVCVANTSIATMQARGWENVTGSGGFYPVRGCSLIGFDWTVIANEEAGVIMPNDKVDYEAAYAALEA; from the coding sequence ATGGCCGATCTGGAGAAATTGATCAACCTTGACGGTGCGGTTGCCGCATTCAATTTCAGCAGCAAAGGGGAGTTGCAGGAATCCCGCCTCAGTGCGGACAGTGAAATGAATGACACGATTCTGGATCTGGTGGCGCATGTCTGCGTTGCCAATACCTCGATTGCCACCATGCAGGCCCGGGGCTGGGAAAATGTTACCGGTTCGGGCGGCTTCTATCCGGTCAGGGGTTGCTCGTTAATCGGCTTTGACTGGACGGTCATCGCCAACGAAGAGGCCGGGGTAATCATGCCCAATGACAAAGTGGATTACGAAGCGGCCTATGCGGCGCTGGAAGCCTGA
- a CDS encoding DUF2173 family protein has product MSVISDLVATPGVIAAGEYTYRGDRFTYDGQLDYETARMASIMCRATTMAVHMETDMLKHLKADCGCAPARGWVVRGDKVTVCVMANIFCFIDNASSSLNEVMAYMREHVARPEEMLV; this is encoded by the coding sequence ATGAGCGTCATATCCGATCTGGTGGCGACACCGGGCGTCATCGCAGCAGGCGAGTATACCTACCGGGGCGATCGATTTACCTACGACGGCCAACTCGATTATGAAACCGCACGCATGGCGTCGATCATGTGCCGCGCCACCACCATGGCCGTGCACATGGAAACGGACATGCTCAAACACCTCAAAGCCGATTGTGGCTGTGCGCCGGCCCGCGGCTGGGTGGTTCGCGGTGACAAGGTAACAGTCTGTGTTATGGCCAACATCTTCTGCTTCATCGACAATGCTTCGAGTTCACTGAATGAAGTGATGGCGTATATGCGCGAACATGTGGCGCGTCCGGAAGAGATGCTGGTCTGA
- a CDS encoding RDD family protein: MTTSTPSPAPLYRRLLAMLYDGLLLLAILLIASAIPLIFTGGEAIEGHNLLLTGYFLLICFGFFGGFWTHGGQTLGMRVWRLQVVDDDGGALDWLAALLRFLSGLPAWLVLILGLVVYFNPQIALPGLLRGLQSLPHGSIALFGLLWLGFDNWPNGWRERITHTRVILLPRP; the protein is encoded by the coding sequence ATGACCACTTCAACACCCTCCCCCGCGCCGCTTTACCGGCGCCTGCTTGCCATGCTCTACGACGGCCTGTTGCTTCTGGCGATATTGCTGATTGCCTCGGCCATCCCCCTGATTTTCACCGGCGGCGAGGCGATCGAGGGGCACAATCTGCTACTGACCGGTTATTTTCTGCTCATCTGTTTTGGGTTCTTTGGCGGGTTCTGGACCCACGGCGGACAGACGCTGGGCATGCGGGTCTGGCGCCTGCAGGTGGTTGACGACGACGGTGGCGCGCTGGACTGGCTCGCCGCCCTGTTGCGTTTTTTGAGCGGGCTACCCGCCTGGCTGGTATTGATTCTGGGACTGGTGGTGTACTTCAACCCGCAAATCGCATTGCCGGGGCTCCTGCGCGGGCTGCAAAGCCTGCCCCACGGCAGCATCGCCCTGTTCGGCCTGCTCTGGCTGGGATTCGACAACTGGCCTAACGGCTGGCGGGAACGCATTACCCATACCCGTGTCATTCTACTCCCCAGGCCCTGA
- the lptG gene encoding LPS export ABC transporter permease LptG, whose translation MKLLERYIGQAVIIGVFSVLAVLVALFALIGFVDELDQIGRGSYTLWHALLYTLLNMPRQMYEIFPMATLLGTMLGLGMLANNRELVVMRTAGLSLTRIVWAIMKTAAMLILLAMVIGEVIAPPVYEYSNQKRLQLMGAKISLNTQYGLWARDGETYINVRRVDSQAKLRGIHLYTFEGQRMRTLMRAKSARYDGEQWLLKNVTRYDIDDQALQKHKVDELPWRTLLDPALINVVSVDPDTLPVWKLYNYIDYLRENGLDSGQYELAMWGKAVMPFTLAAMVLLAVPFVFGAQRHTGIGQQILIGFLIGIVFYIGNRLAGQMGLVYEFPPALAAALPTALVIGITLFWFRRLR comes from the coding sequence ATGAAGTTACTGGAACGTTATATCGGTCAGGCGGTTATTATCGGCGTGTTTTCCGTGCTTGCCGTCCTGGTGGCCCTGTTTGCCCTGATTGGCTTTGTGGATGAGCTCGATCAGATCGGTCGTGGCAGTTACACCCTCTGGCATGCCTTGCTCTATACCCTGTTGAACATGCCGCGCCAGATGTACGAGATCTTTCCCATGGCAACCTTGCTGGGCACCATGCTGGGGCTGGGCATGCTGGCCAACAATCGCGAGCTGGTGGTGATGCGTACCGCCGGATTGTCACTGACCCGGATTGTCTGGGCCATCATGAAAACCGCCGCGATGTTGATTCTGCTGGCGATGGTGATCGGCGAAGTCATTGCGCCGCCGGTGTATGAATACAGCAATCAGAAGCGCCTGCAACTGATGGGGGCGAAAATCAGTCTGAATACCCAGTACGGCCTCTGGGCCCGGGACGGGGAAACCTATATCAACGTCCGTCGCGTTGACAGCCAGGCAAAACTGCGGGGCATACACCTGTATACCTTCGAAGGTCAGCGTATGCGGACCCTGATGCGGGCCAAAAGCGCCCGTTACGACGGGGAACAGTGGTTGTTAAAAAATGTGACGCGCTATGATATTGACGATCAGGCGTTGCAAAAACATAAAGTGGATGAATTGCCATGGCGCACCTTGCTCGATCCGGCCTTGATTAATGTGGTGTCGGTGGATCCCGATACACTGCCGGTCTGGAAACTGTATAACTATATTGATTATTTGCGTGAGAATGGCCTGGATTCGGGACAGTACGAACTGGCGATGTGGGGCAAGGCCGTGATGCCCTTTACCCTGGCCGCGATGGTATTGCTGGCGGTGCCGTTCGTCTTTGGCGCACAACGCCACACCGGCATCGGCCAGCAGATCCTGATCGGGTTTTTGATCGGGATCGTGTTTTATATCGGTAATCGCCTGGCCGGGCAGATGGGACTGGTCTATGAATTCCCGCCGGCGCTGGCGGCAGCCCTGCCGACCGCGCTGGTGATCGGCATTACCCTGTTCTGGTTCCGGCGATTACGCTAG
- the lptF gene encoding LPS export ABC transporter permease LptF: MIIARYLVKEVFLTFAAVALVLLLIALSAQLVGLFNDVARGSLQVDMVLQIFGVRILSLLVFILPLALYLAILLALSRLYRDSEMAAIAACGMGTGYILRAILGLALVVAVLQGLLSLQLSPWAEHQVQRLTAAAQARGDIQGIIPGRFQEMREGGGVLYVEELEREQKRMRNVFVQQQREGGSSIIRSRSGHQMVKEENGDRFMVLEDGYRYEGEPGRENYTIIAFEKHGIRIQEKPPEVTNRKHKAIPTLELWDEDNRGYTAELQWRISSALMCLVLAVLAVPLSVTSHRQNRYGKLAIAIVLYMVLTNLLTVSRNWLLHDKISPYIGLWWVHVAVLLIAVVLLLRQDGIRHWWHRGTTAR, from the coding sequence GTGATTATTGCCCGTTACCTGGTCAAGGAAGTTTTTCTCACCTTCGCGGCGGTGGCCCTGGTGCTGTTGCTAATCGCCCTCAGCGCGCAGCTGGTGGGGTTGTTCAACGACGTGGCCCGGGGGTCGCTGCAGGTGGACATGGTGCTGCAGATCTTCGGCGTACGGATTCTGAGTCTGCTGGTGTTTATCCTGCCGCTGGCGCTCTATCTGGCCATTTTGCTCGCGCTCAGCCGTCTGTATCGCGATAGCGAGATGGCCGCCATTGCCGCCTGCGGGATGGGTACCGGTTATATCCTGCGCGCCATACTGGGGCTGGCGCTGGTGGTGGCGGTCCTGCAGGGCTTGCTGAGTCTGCAGCTGTCCCCCTGGGCCGAACACCAGGTTCAGCGTCTGACCGCCGCAGCACAGGCCCGGGGAGATATCCAGGGTATTATCCCGGGCCGTTTTCAGGAAATGCGTGAGGGTGGCGGGGTGCTCTATGTCGAGGAACTGGAGCGCGAACAGAAGCGGATGCGCAATGTGTTCGTGCAGCAACAGCGCGAGGGCGGCAGTTCGATAATCCGTTCTCGCTCCGGCCACCAGATGGTAAAAGAGGAAAACGGCGATCGCTTCATGGTCCTGGAAGACGGTTATCGCTACGAGGGGGAACCGGGCAGGGAGAATTACACGATCATTGCGTTTGAAAAGCACGGCATCCGCATTCAGGAAAAGCCGCCCGAGGTGACCAACCGCAAACACAAGGCTATTCCCACGCTTGAGCTCTGGGATGAAGATAACCGGGGTTATACCGCCGAGCTGCAATGGCGTATTTCCTCCGCCCTGATGTGCCTGGTGCTGGCGGTCCTGGCCGTGCCGCTGAGCGTAACCTCACATCGCCAGAATCGCTACGGCAAACTGGCGATCGCGATAGTCCTGTACATGGTGCTGACCAACCTGCTGACCGTGTCCCGCAACTGGTTGCTGCATGACAAAATATCTCCCTATATCGGCCTGTGGTGGGTTCATGTTGCGGTATTGCTGATTGCCGTGGTGTTGTTGTTGCGCCAGGATGGCATTCGACACTGGTGGCACAGGGGAACGACAGCCCGATGA
- a CDS encoding leucyl aminopeptidase: protein MNITLKCTPVEQQSSQCLIVGVFEKRQPGPHAQAVDKASDGALQRILKQGDMDGKPGQTLMLHHLSGIQAERVLLVGCGKQSEFDEKQYNKALTAAIQAVNDSGARDAACYLTDLEVKSRSKAWNVRRVAELVHQTLYRYQQTFSKPEKPDYPLGKLQLCVDDKALKSARTGLKIGEAIGKGASFTRDLGNLPGNICTPTYLASQASKQLKDYANMKVKALNQKAIEELKMGAFLSVARGSRQPPKLIVVEYQGTKKDTKPYVLVGKGITFDTGGISIKPAAAMDEMKYDMGGAAGVLGTMQAIGELQPPINVVAIVPSCENMPDGNANKPGDVVTSMSGQTIEILNTDAEGRLILCDALTYSERFKPKTVIDTATLTGACIIALGNQACGLLSNDQPLADALLAAGQTSQDRAWQLPLWDEYQEQLKSNFADMANIGGREAGTITAACFLSRFTKKLKWAHLDIAGTAWKSGAEKGSTGRPVPLLTQYLLDQCGKKYQL, encoded by the coding sequence ATGAATATTACGCTCAAATGTACCCCCGTCGAACAACAATCCAGCCAGTGCCTGATCGTCGGCGTGTTTGAAAAACGCCAGCCCGGCCCGCACGCCCAGGCCGTAGACAAGGCCAGCGACGGCGCCCTGCAGCGGATTCTCAAACAGGGCGACATGGACGGCAAACCCGGCCAGACCCTGATGTTGCACCACCTGTCCGGCATCCAGGCCGAACGCGTCCTGCTGGTCGGCTGCGGCAAGCAGTCCGAATTCGATGAGAAACAGTACAACAAGGCGCTCACTGCCGCGATCCAGGCGGTTAACGATTCCGGCGCCCGGGATGCCGCCTGCTATCTCACCGATCTGGAGGTCAAATCGCGCTCGAAGGCCTGGAATGTCCGCCGCGTGGCGGAGCTGGTACACCAAACACTGTATCGCTACCAACAGACATTCAGCAAACCCGAGAAGCCCGACTACCCGCTGGGCAAATTGCAACTGTGCGTGGACGACAAAGCGCTCAAGAGTGCCCGCACCGGGCTGAAGATCGGCGAAGCGATCGGCAAGGGCGCCAGCTTCACCCGGGATCTGGGCAACCTGCCCGGCAATATCTGCACCCCGACCTACCTGGCCAGCCAGGCAAGCAAACAGCTCAAGGACTACGCCAACATGAAAGTGAAGGCGCTCAACCAGAAGGCCATTGAAGAGCTGAAAATGGGCGCTTTTCTGTCGGTCGCCAGGGGCAGCCGCCAGCCGCCCAAACTGATCGTGGTCGAATACCAGGGCACCAAAAAAGACACCAAACCCTATGTGCTGGTGGGCAAGGGGATCACCTTCGATACCGGCGGCATCTCCATCAAGCCGGCCGCCGCCATGGACGAGATGAAATACGACATGGGTGGCGCCGCCGGGGTTCTCGGCACCATGCAGGCCATCGGCGAGCTGCAACCTCCCATCAATGTGGTGGCCATCGTACCGTCCTGCGAGAATATGCCCGACGGCAACGCCAACAAACCGGGCGATGTGGTCACCAGCATGTCCGGACAGACGATCGAGATTCTCAATACCGACGCCGAGGGACGCCTGATCCTGTGCGATGCCCTGACCTACAGCGAACGCTTCAAACCCAAAACGGTCATCGACACCGCCACGCTGACCGGCGCCTGCATCATCGCCCTGGGCAATCAGGCCTGCGGCCTGCTCAGCAACGACCAGCCGCTGGCCGACGCGCTGCTCGCCGCCGGCCAGACCAGCCAGGACCGTGCCTGGCAGTTACCGCTGTGGGATGAGTATCAGGAACAGCTCAAGAGCAACTTCGCCGACATGGCCAATATCGGCGGCCGCGAAGCCGGCACCATCACCGCCGCCTGCTTCCTGTCGCGTTTCACCAAAAAGCTCAAATGGGCCCACCTGGACATCGCCGGCACGGCCTGGAAAAGCGGCGCCGAGAAAGGTTCGACCGGCCGCCCGGTCCCGCTGCTCACCCAGTACCTGCTGGATCAATGCGGCAAGAAATACCAGCTCTGA
- a CDS encoding DNA polymerase III subunit chi, translated as MTRVDFYITEDSREQARQRLACRLAEKAYTRNHAIYIHTDDRQQAEQLDQLLWTFRDGSFIPHCLQDDTVAPQAAIVIGHADEPEQHNEVLINLGEAVPAFFSRFERVAEVIAGDEQARQAGRERFRFYRDRGYELNTHNLDSK; from the coding sequence ATGACCCGGGTCGACTTTTATATCACCGAGGATTCCCGCGAGCAGGCCCGCCAGCGGCTGGCCTGCCGCCTGGCGGAAAAAGCCTACACCCGGAATCACGCTATATATATACACACCGATGACCGGCAACAGGCGGAACAGCTCGACCAGCTGCTGTGGACGTTTCGTGACGGCAGTTTTATCCCGCACTGCCTGCAGGATGATACAGTGGCCCCCCAGGCCGCCATCGTCATCGGACACGCCGACGAACCGGAACAGCACAACGAAGTGCTGATCAATCTGGGCGAGGCAGTACCGGCCTTCTTCAGCCGCTTCGAACGGGTGGCGGAAGTGATCGCCGGGGATGAACAGGCCCGCCAGGCCGGACGCGAGCGCTTCAGGTTTTATCGCGATCGCGGCTATGAGCTCAACACGCATAACCTGGATAGCAAGTGA